The Pedobacter cryoconitis genome includes a window with the following:
- a CDS encoding RagB/SusD family nutrient uptake outer membrane protein translates to MKRYIRNSIILAGFIVLGSLNSCKKSFLDQKPYTSLNVADAITNEKDMLAALNGTYSSLRSALVAFGGASVASTTTNSFARNIPVIGDLAADNVFVSARNSGRYLTFGAYTWTQAATEYRDIWANLYTTILKANNIINSPLAQSVTTDQYKGEAYAVRALCYFELAQFYARPYTDSPTSPGVPLVLTFDYTLKPKRNTVGEVYTQIIADLDKAYTMAVAYRGSGYLSKYAARGLEAKVALFKGDYPTALTYAEDVIKNSGFNLLAAGNVVNYWAATAPQSATKNETLFEVVSDNVLNLGTDELAYMYSQDGYGDLLCAPELYNLYRATDVRKSLIKAGARSNAENPAYIVTKFKSVTDDRDDKKVIRVSDVYLIAAEAAKGNNNEPLALTYLNTLVAQRDPGLVYASAGSQLLEDILVERRKELAFEGDRLHTLNRLKRAITRSNVFPTAALNIPYADFRRIGPIPQTETNNNPNITQNPGYN, encoded by the coding sequence ATGAAAAGATATATAAGAAATTCAATTATACTGGCTGGATTCATCGTGCTGGGTTCGCTGAACTCCTGCAAGAAGAGCTTTCTGGATCAGAAGCCGTATACCAGCTTAAACGTTGCAGACGCAATTACAAATGAAAAGGATATGCTGGCGGCTTTAAATGGTACCTATTCATCGCTTAGGTCAGCTCTTGTTGCTTTTGGTGGTGCATCAGTCGCATCTACTACTACAAATAGTTTTGCGAGGAATATACCGGTAATAGGAGATTTGGCAGCAGATAATGTGTTTGTATCTGCAAGAAATTCAGGTAGATATTTAACTTTTGGTGCATATACCTGGACACAGGCTGCTACAGAATACCGCGATATCTGGGCAAATCTGTACACTACGATTTTAAAGGCAAATAATATTATTAATTCTCCTTTAGCACAAAGTGTAACTACAGATCAGTATAAAGGTGAAGCTTATGCAGTAAGAGCATTGTGCTATTTTGAGCTGGCGCAATTTTATGCAAGGCCTTATACGGATAGTCCTACCAGTCCGGGAGTTCCACTTGTACTCACATTTGATTATACATTGAAACCGAAACGTAATACTGTAGGTGAAGTTTATACGCAGATAATTGCGGATCTGGACAAAGCATACACTATGGCTGTTGCTTATAGAGGTAGTGGTTATCTTTCTAAATATGCAGCACGTGGCCTGGAGGCCAAGGTTGCTTTATTTAAAGGGGATTACCCAACAGCTTTAACTTACGCTGAGGATGTAATTAAAAATAGCGGATTTAATCTTTTAGCGGCAGGTAATGTAGTTAATTACTGGGCGGCAACTGCACCTCAGTCGGCAACAAAAAATGAGACGTTGTTTGAAGTTGTTTCAGATAATGTATTGAACCTGGGTACTGATGAGCTTGCTTACATGTACAGTCAGGATGGATATGGTGATTTGTTATGTGCTCCTGAGCTATATAATTTATATCGTGCAACGGATGTGAGAAAATCTCTGATTAAAGCCGGAGCAAGAAGTAATGCTGAAAATCCTGCTTATATCGTTACGAAATTTAAATCTGTAACTGATGACAGGGATGATAAAAAAGTAATCAGAGTATCTGATGTTTACTTAATTGCAGCAGAAGCAGCAAAAGGAAATAACAATGAGCCTTTAGCTTTAACGTATCTGAATACACTGGTAGCACAACGCGATCCGGGTCTGGTTTATGCGTCGGCTGGATCACAATTATTAGAAGATATCCTGGTTGAGCGCAGAAAAGAACTTGCGTTTGAAGGTGACAGGTTACATACGCTGAATCGTTTAAAAAGAGCTATTACAAGATCAAACGTGTTCCCTACAGCTGCTTTGAACATTCCTTATGCTGATTTTAGAAGGATTGGTCCAATCCCTCAGACAGAAACTAACAATAACCCGAACATTACTCAGAATCCTGGTTATAATTAA
- a CDS encoding SusC/RagA family TonB-linked outer membrane protein — protein MKKLLQSLFVMMLFAISAMAQQRTITGTVTGKEDGLPIPGVSVRVKGTKTGSLTGAAGKYSISVPNKGSVELVFSSLGYLSHTRNANSDVLNITLESDVQSLQDVVITGAYGSEQTKRTQTGSIGVVKAKDLEATPLVSIDKALQGRVAGVMSVSGNGQPGSSQDVRIRGTSSVNASNQPLYVVDGVPINSGDISRNTTTSNTLAGLNPNDIESLTVLKDASAASIYGSRAANGVVLITTKTGKAGKTRIRVDAEYGIAKSAFLSGVNKPLNAAQLRELTAEGLVNAGKVSATPIPNLDAAYNYYDNTIVGAARQGVDTDWLGLVTQTGRQQQYNIAANGGTEQTQFNISGGYFKQEGTVIGSEFNRYSGAVNVRHKYNDRLSFGINLNVSNSGQSGPSAGGAFRNPVLAAYFLNPYQSPRNTDGSINNSPTDFTPGAIFNPLTVIEMDKNSYSALKGIGGADLAYKILPNLKFTSKIGIDYNALEEDSYWNPTYGDGRNTGGNSARYYTRYFNWVATNLLNYSATMLGDHSLVANVRAGYEAQKSSRYTLTAITTGLPANIDLNVPSAGSVLNTANGSNEDYTFASMLAIGDISYKNKYVLQGSFRRDGSSRFSANNAYGNFWSVGASWNIDQEDFIKQYKWIDQFKIRTSYGVNGNAGIGNYDWRALYAFGGSYNYSGLGGSAPSQVGNQNLTWEVNKPFDIGIDLAFFKNRLAFNVDYYSRKSEKLLLDDPLSLTSGFASFSNNVGSMRNRGVEIAVSGTPVIAGDFRWDVSFNIAFNKNVLLELSNGQSRAISGVTVRDIGSNVTTWFMREWAGVDPANGNPLWYTDATKTATTSNYGSAQQVNTGKQADPKGFGSLTNGFKYKGFSVDAMLYFSYGNYIRDAWANYTQSDGANATFNRVAAQMDRWQKPGDVTNVPKYVYNNSNSSNAVSTRFLYKGDYIRLRDVTVGYDLPKKALTSLKVSSVKVYARASNLYTWVRDKNLPYDPESFATSSTNFTVYMPKTIAFGVNVGF, from the coding sequence ATGAAAAAACTTCTACAAAGTTTGTTCGTAATGATGCTATTTGCAATTTCAGCAATGGCTCAGCAGCGAACCATTACCGGTACTGTTACCGGAAAAGAAGACGGTCTGCCGATACCCGGCGTGAGCGTAAGGGTAAAGGGGACTAAAACCGGGTCACTAACCGGTGCAGCGGGTAAATACTCAATAAGCGTACCTAATAAAGGTTCAGTTGAATTGGTATTCTCATCATTAGGGTATCTCTCTCATACCAGAAACGCAAACTCAGATGTTCTTAATATCACTTTAGAAAGCGATGTTCAATCTTTACAGGATGTCGTTATTACTGGTGCTTACGGTAGTGAGCAGACAAAAAGAACGCAGACAGGATCTATTGGGGTAGTAAAAGCCAAGGATCTTGAAGCTACACCATTGGTATCTATTGATAAAGCTCTGCAAGGACGTGTTGCGGGAGTAATGTCAGTTTCAGGAAACGGGCAGCCAGGATCTAGCCAGGATGTTCGTATTCGTGGTACAAGTTCTGTAAACGCAAGTAATCAGCCATTGTATGTTGTTGATGGGGTTCCTATCAATTCTGGTGATATTTCACGTAATACAACAACAAGTAATACACTTGCAGGACTTAATCCTAATGATATTGAAAGTCTGACTGTTTTGAAAGACGCATCTGCTGCGTCAATTTATGGATCAAGAGCAGCTAACGGTGTCGTTTTAATAACCACAAAAACAGGTAAAGCTGGTAAAACCAGGATCAGAGTTGATGCAGAGTATGGAATCGCAAAATCTGCATTCCTGAGTGGTGTAAACAAACCGCTTAATGCTGCTCAGCTAAGAGAACTAACAGCAGAAGGATTGGTTAATGCAGGAAAAGTAAGTGCAACTCCTATCCCTAATCTTGATGCAGCTTATAATTACTATGATAACACAATTGTTGGGGCCGCAAGACAGGGCGTTGATACAGACTGGCTTGGTTTAGTAACACAAACTGGTAGACAACAACAATATAATATTGCTGCAAACGGTGGGACTGAACAAACTCAATTTAATATATCAGGTGGTTATTTCAAGCAGGAAGGTACAGTAATAGGTTCTGAATTTAACCGTTACTCGGGTGCTGTGAATGTAAGACACAAATACAATGATAGATTATCTTTTGGGATTAATTTAAATGTATCTAATTCAGGTCAAAGTGGCCCTTCAGCAGGTGGAGCCTTTAGAAACCCTGTATTGGCAGCTTATTTTCTGAATCCTTATCAAAGTCCGCGCAATACTGATGGAAGTATTAATAATTCGCCAACAGATTTTACACCTGGAGCGATCTTTAATCCACTGACGGTTATTGAAATGGATAAAAATTCATACAGTGCCCTTAAAGGAATTGGTGGAGCAGATCTTGCCTATAAAATTCTTCCAAACCTGAAATTTACTTCGAAAATTGGTATAGATTACAATGCGCTGGAAGAGGATTCTTATTGGAACCCGACTTATGGTGATGGTAGAAATACAGGAGGTAATTCAGCAAGGTATTATACAAGATATTTTAACTGGGTAGCGACTAACTTATTAAACTACTCAGCAACAATGCTGGGCGATCATTCTTTAGTAGCAAATGTGAGAGCTGGATATGAAGCTCAAAAATCGAGTCGCTATACACTTACTGCAATAACAACAGGTTTACCTGCAAATATTGATCTTAACGTTCCTTCAGCAGGATCTGTTTTAAACACAGCGAATGGCTCAAATGAAGACTATACTTTTGCCTCTATGCTGGCTATAGGAGATATCTCTTATAAAAATAAATACGTTTTACAAGGGAGTTTCAGAAGAGATGGTTCTTCGAGATTCAGTGCTAATAATGCATACGGTAATTTCTGGTCTGTAGGTGCAAGCTGGAATATAGATCAGGAAGATTTTATTAAACAATACAAGTGGATAGATCAGTTTAAAATCAGAACATCTTATGGTGTAAATGGAAATGCTGGTATTGGTAACTATGACTGGAGAGCATTATATGCATTCGGAGGTAGTTATAATTACAGCGGCCTTGGTGGAAGTGCTCCATCTCAGGTAGGAAACCAGAATTTGACATGGGAAGTAAACAAGCCATTTGATATTGGTATTGATCTTGCTTTTTTCAAAAACAGGCTAGCATTTAATGTAGACTATTATTCAAGAAAATCTGAGAAATTATTATTAGACGATCCTTTGTCTCTGACATCTGGTTTCGCTTCTTTCAGCAATAACGTTGGATCAATGAGAAACAGAGGTGTTGAGATTGCTGTTTCGGGAACACCAGTTATAGCAGGTGATTTCAGATGGGATGTGTCATTTAATATCGCCTTTAATAAAAACGTTTTATTGGAGTTGTCTAACGGTCAAAGCAGAGCAATTTCTGGGGTAACAGTAAGAGATATCGGCTCTAACGTTACTACCTGGTTCATGAGAGAATGGGCAGGTGTAGATCCGGCAAATGGTAACCCACTGTGGTATACGGATGCAACTAAAACGGCAACAACAAGCAATTATGGTTCTGCACAACAGGTAAACACTGGAAAACAGGCAGATCCTAAAGGATTTGGAAGTTTAACCAATGGATTTAAATATAAAGGATTTAGTGTAGATGCGATGTTGTATTTTAGCTATGGTAACTATATCAGAGATGCCTGGGCAAATTATACACAGTCAGATGGCGCAAATGCGACATTTAACAGAGTTGCTGCACAAATGGACAGATGGCAGAAGCCAGGAGATGTTACTAACGTTCCAAAATACGTTTATAATAACTCTAACAGTTCTAATGCAGTATCTACAAGATTCTTATATAAAGGTGATTATATTAGATTAAGAGATGTTACTGTAGGCTATGATTTGCCTAAAAAAGCGTTAACTTCTCTTAAAGTTTCAAGTGTAAAAGTTTATGCCAGAGCATCAAACTTGTATACATGGGTAAGAGACAAAAATCTGCCTTATGATCCAGAGTCTTTTGCAACCAGTTCAACAAATTTTACAGTTTATATGCCAAAAACAATTGCTTTTGGAGTAAACGTAGGTTTCTAA
- a CDS encoding LD-carboxypeptidase, which yields MNIQPSHLKKGDKIAIVCPANKLKKSIAPAIALLESWGLQVIQGKSIHADHFQFAGDDELRTADLQTFLDDADIKAIIAARGGYGGIRIIDQLDFTAFNKNPKWIAGFSDTTALLSHVQAAFHIQSIHGQMPASFEAGTPLSLETLRKALFGEELHYNYTSTAINRSGQAEGILIGGNLSLLVAMQGSVSEMDYTGKILFLEDVGEHEYAIDRMLRMLKRSGKLALLKGLIIGAFNEIEPQEIPFGQTPEELIMDIVLEYDYPVCFNFPVGHIPDNNALIVGRAAIMNVDNAEVKLAYL from the coding sequence ATGAACATTCAACCTTCGCATTTAAAAAAAGGAGACAAAATTGCTATTGTCTGTCCTGCAAATAAATTAAAGAAGTCTATTGCCCCTGCAATAGCACTTTTGGAAAGCTGGGGGCTTCAGGTAATACAGGGAAAGAGCATTCATGCAGACCACTTTCAATTCGCCGGGGACGACGAATTAAGAACAGCAGATCTGCAAACATTTTTGGACGATGCTGATATAAAAGCAATTATTGCCGCCAGGGGAGGATATGGAGGCATCCGGATTATTGATCAATTAGATTTTACCGCGTTCAACAAAAATCCAAAATGGATAGCTGGCTTCAGTGATACAACTGCTTTGCTTTCTCACGTCCAGGCTGCATTCCATATCCAAAGTATACACGGCCAGATGCCCGCTTCATTTGAAGCAGGGACTCCGCTATCTTTAGAAACATTGAGAAAAGCCCTGTTTGGCGAAGAACTTCACTACAACTATACCAGCACGGCAATAAACCGCTCCGGCCAGGCAGAAGGAATTTTAATTGGTGGAAATTTATCGCTGCTGGTCGCTATGCAAGGTTCAGTTTCAGAAATGGACTATACCGGCAAGATTCTATTTCTGGAAGATGTTGGCGAACATGAATATGCTATAGACAGAATGTTACGTATGTTGAAACGCAGCGGGAAATTAGCCCTTTTAAAGGGATTAATTATCGGAGCCTTTAATGAGATCGAACCACAGGAAATTCCTTTCGGGCAGACCCCGGAAGAGCTGATTATGGATATAGTCCTGGAATACGACTATCCGGTCTGTTTTAACTTCCCTGTTGGCCATATTCCAGACAACAATGCATTAATTGTTGGAAGAGCCGCCATAATGAATGTGGACAATGCTGAAGTAAAACTAGCTTATCTATAA
- a CDS encoding SusD/RagB family nutrient-binding outer membrane lipoprotein, with protein sequence MRAKHIFNPKKLLLLVFIGVVGLSGCKKFLDVNQDPNKPGTADPNLLLPVSQVAVGTVVGNYFQVYGNIWGQFWTQGPSASQYRSIERYNDANTAFDQVWNRIYTKALINAQLIIDSKVGGVEQTKGIAYLTKAYTFQLATDAFGDIPVGDALQTNNLSPKYVPQAAVYDSIFTYIDKGIALIGVANAVKPPGSQDVVFQGDMAQWKAFANTLKLRAYLRLTNIDAAKASAGIAALYATNPVFLTKDASIKYSTTGGNDNPLFSEIVGLGRPQNLVASATAVSQFVANNDPRVVQLYVPVAGTTNVTSLVQGTFAQFPTAVVSTPSALVGASPNNAQSALAPVKLISAAESYFLQAEAVARGWATGDVNDLFAKGINASFVATGITDPTIAATYIATAKDGQTALTAAASTEAKVKAIIVQKYYAMCGFQGFEAWSEYRRTGYPDFLIISKAAPASTTVPPRRMLYPNSESVSNLNFPGTIALNVPVWWGKKN encoded by the coding sequence ATGAGAGCAAAGCATATATTTAATCCTAAGAAGTTATTACTTCTTGTTTTTATTGGCGTGGTAGGTTTATCAGGCTGTAAAAAATTCTTAGACGTTAACCAGGATCCTAATAAGCCTGGTACTGCGGATCCTAACTTATTGTTGCCAGTTTCTCAGGTTGCTGTGGGTACCGTAGTAGGAAATTATTTCCAGGTTTATGGTAATATCTGGGGTCAATTCTGGACGCAAGGCCCTAGTGCGAGTCAATACAGATCAATTGAGCGTTATAATGACGCAAATACAGCTTTTGATCAGGTGTGGAATCGTATTTATACCAAGGCATTAATTAACGCACAACTAATTATTGATAGTAAAGTGGGTGGTGTTGAGCAAACAAAAGGTATCGCTTATTTAACTAAAGCTTATACTTTCCAGCTTGCGACTGATGCATTTGGTGATATCCCTGTTGGAGATGCCTTGCAAACGAATAATTTATCGCCTAAGTATGTTCCTCAGGCTGCTGTTTATGATAGTATTTTCACTTATATAGATAAAGGAATTGCTTTGATTGGCGTAGCTAATGCAGTTAAGCCTCCAGGGTCGCAGGATGTGGTTTTTCAAGGTGATATGGCACAGTGGAAAGCTTTCGCGAATACTTTAAAACTAAGAGCTTATTTAAGGTTAACTAATATTGATGCTGCTAAAGCGAGTGCAGGTATAGCTGCTTTATATGCAACCAATCCAGTTTTCCTGACTAAGGATGCATCAATTAAATATAGCACTACTGGTGGTAATGATAACCCGCTTTTTAGTGAAATCGTTGGATTAGGCAGACCACAGAATCTTGTGGCGAGTGCAACAGCTGTGAGTCAGTTTGTAGCGAATAATGATCCAAGGGTTGTTCAACTTTATGTTCCAGTTGCAGGAACAACTAATGTTACAAGTTTGGTGCAAGGAACTTTCGCTCAATTTCCAACTGCTGTTGTATCGACTCCTTCTGCTTTGGTAGGTGCAAGTCCTAACAATGCACAATCTGCGCTTGCTCCTGTTAAGTTGATCTCTGCTGCGGAAAGTTACTTCCTGCAAGCAGAAGCTGTAGCAAGAGGATGGGCAACTGGTGATGTTAACGATTTATTTGCAAAAGGAATTAATGCAAGTTTTGTTGCGACCGGAATTACTGATCCTACGATAGCTGCAACTTATATTGCTACTGCAAAAGACGGACAAACTGCTTTAACCGCAGCAGCTTCGACTGAGGCAAAAGTTAAAGCAATTATCGTACAGAAATATTATGCAATGTGTGGATTTCAAGGCTTTGAGGCTTGGAGTGAATATCGCAGAACAGGTTATCCTGACTTCCTGATCATTTCAAAAGCCGCACCTGCGTCAACTACTGTGCCGCCAAGAAGAATGCTTTATCCTAATAGCGAGTCGGTTAGTAACTTAAACTTCCCGGGTACTATAGCACTGAACGTTCCGGTTTGGTGGGGTAAGAAAAATTAA
- a CDS encoding SusC/RagA family TonB-linked outer membrane protein, with product MKKLILSLVMFLCVAVAAMAQDRTITGTVTGKDDGQPIPGVSVKIRGAQGGAQSGSDGKYAIKVPAGATGLEFSSLGYLNQFVEIKAGNVISVSLAADTKSLSEVVVTANSIKREKRTLGYSAPTIKNDELTSGGNPSAITSLTGKVAGVNITSSSNTPGSSSRIVLRGGSSINGNNQALIVIDGVPVDNSSITGGSAAGSGDDRSSVDFGNRGNDIAPDDIASVTVLKGPAAAALYGARASNGALIITTKSGTKGADKTSITFNTSNTFSSILKLPKFQNQYGQGYYATDEDGNPLVTNGVQQYVNDPRENGSWGAPFTGTVQPWGQQIDGVRQQKPYSAVKDNVRDFFKTGFATDNNLSFSGGSDKSTFYLGLNSLNSTGVFPGKSNDYNKYGVRFNGNTDFSNKFSAGVNFNYTNVASTNIGGGQGGSSVLNNVYQTPRDIDLSSLKDLSNKYNGYGYTGADGVIHDNMYGYYGAYTLNPYYVLQSFQNTDNISRVTGNFNIGYKPTSWLDVKERVGVDTYSDRRRLIAPKYSFIPADSGNMYDPDANKVTNVGSYEIDQFNVTEFVHDLMVTARHKFNDDFEGSLMLGNNIRQRSSNINQTATNKGSGLVVPEWYNLGNSNGPVNIITDQISKRRLVGLYADLNLSYKNLIYLEATARNDWSSTLPPQNNSFFYPSVSGSFVFSELLKGSSVSNYLTYGKVRASYAQVGNDTDPYQLATNYVRGNINSAFGGTTFPFNNVPGLMIDNVIGNANLKPEKTSSFEVGTELGFFDNRFSVDFSYYKNKSKNQILPVPIPNSTGYGFSVLNAGEIQNNGVELSLRGTPIKTTDFTWEVFGTYTKNNSKVVSLLPGVDQVTIGGFGGMGIVAAVGRPYGEFYGVTNQTDAQGRTIVSKSSGLPLQTKSAQYLGSYNPNYQASLGTTFKYKQLSLSVLFDTKQGGKFFSRTKDILSFSGAAEITGGDRMNVIYPNSVYIENGASVVNTTATYNKQDYYTGSVAPGVNVIDASYIKLRSASIAYQFTKDQLRRSPFGALTIGLYGNNLFLWTAKENVYADPEINSSGASNAQGFDFTAQPSVRNYGINLKVSF from the coding sequence ATGAAAAAACTTATACTAAGTTTGGTCATGTTCTTATGCGTTGCAGTAGCTGCAATGGCGCAGGACAGAACAATAACTGGTACTGTGACAGGGAAGGATGACGGGCAACCCATTCCTGGTGTCAGTGTAAAAATCAGAGGAGCTCAAGGTGGAGCTCAATCTGGATCTGACGGAAAGTACGCAATCAAAGTTCCGGCAGGAGCGACAGGCCTTGAATTCAGCTCACTAGGCTATCTTAATCAATTTGTTGAAATTAAAGCTGGTAATGTAATTAGTGTTAGCCTTGCAGCTGATACGAAATCATTAAGTGAAGTCGTTGTTACAGCAAACTCGATCAAGAGAGAAAAGAGAACATTAGGTTATTCTGCGCCAACTATCAAAAACGATGAATTAACATCGGGCGGGAATCCAAGTGCAATTACTTCTTTAACTGGTAAAGTAGCTGGGGTAAACATTACTTCAAGTTCCAATACTCCTGGTAGTTCATCCCGTATCGTTCTTCGTGGTGGATCTTCGATTAATGGAAATAACCAGGCGCTGATTGTTATTGATGGTGTACCTGTCGATAACTCCAGTATTACTGGCGGTAGTGCAGCTGGTAGTGGTGATGACAGATCAAGTGTTGACTTTGGTAACAGGGGAAATGATATTGCTCCTGATGACATCGCTTCGGTAACGGTATTAAAAGGCCCGGCTGCGGCAGCTCTTTATGGAGCGCGTGCATCTAACGGTGCCTTGATTATCACTACAAAAAGTGGTACTAAAGGTGCTGATAAAACTTCTATTACTTTTAACACTTCCAATACCTTCTCTTCAATTTTAAAATTGCCTAAATTCCAGAATCAATATGGACAAGGTTATTATGCAACTGATGAAGATGGTAATCCTTTGGTTACTAATGGTGTTCAGCAGTATGTGAATGATCCAAGAGAAAATGGTAGCTGGGGAGCTCCTTTTACAGGAACTGTTCAACCTTGGGGACAACAAATTGATGGTGTCCGTCAACAGAAACCCTATTCAGCAGTTAAAGATAACGTTAGAGATTTCTTTAAAACAGGATTTGCAACAGATAACAACCTGAGTTTCTCTGGTGGTTCTGATAAATCTACTTTCTATTTAGGTTTAAATTCATTGAATTCTACTGGAGTTTTCCCTGGAAAAAGTAATGACTATAATAAGTATGGTGTAAGGTTTAATGGTAACACTGACTTCAGCAATAAATTTTCAGCTGGTGTTAACTTCAATTATACCAATGTAGCCAGTACCAATATTGGTGGTGGACAAGGTGGTTCTTCAGTATTGAATAACGTATATCAAACGCCAAGAGATATTGATTTGAGTAGCTTGAAAGATTTGAGCAACAAATATAATGGTTATGGCTATACAGGTGCAGATGGAGTAATCCATGACAATATGTATGGTTATTACGGTGCTTATACGCTGAATCCATATTATGTTTTACAAAGTTTTCAAAATACTGATAACATTAGCCGTGTAACAGGAAATTTCAATATTGGTTATAAGCCTACAAGCTGGTTAGATGTAAAAGAAAGAGTTGGTGTTGATACTTATTCAGACCGACGCAGATTGATCGCTCCAAAATATAGCTTTATTCCAGCCGATTCTGGTAATATGTATGATCCGGATGCTAATAAAGTAACAAATGTTGGATCTTATGAAATTGACCAGTTTAACGTTACTGAATTTGTACATGATTTAATGGTTACAGCGCGTCATAAATTCAATGATGATTTTGAAGGATCTTTAATGTTGGGTAATAATATCCGTCAGAGATCAAGTAATATAAATCAAACAGCAACAAATAAAGGTTCTGGTTTGGTTGTTCCTGAATGGTATAACTTAGGAAATAGCAATGGTCCTGTTAATATTATAACTGACCAGATCAGCAAAAGAAGATTAGTTGGTTTATATGCAGATTTAAACCTTTCGTACAAAAACTTAATTTATTTAGAAGCAACAGCCAGAAATGACTGGTCTTCAACATTGCCTCCGCAAAATAATTCATTCTTCTACCCTAGTGTAAGTGGATCATTTGTTTTCTCTGAATTGTTGAAAGGTTCTTCAGTTTCAAATTACCTGACCTATGGTAAAGTTCGTGCAAGTTACGCTCAGGTTGGTAATGACACTGATCCTTATCAATTGGCTACTAACTATGTTCGTGGAAATATTAATAGTGCTTTTGGAGGTACAACCTTCCCTTTTAACAATGTACCTGGTCTGATGATTGACAATGTTATTGGAAATGCAAACCTTAAACCTGAAAAAACATCTTCTTTTGAGGTGGGTACAGAATTGGGTTTCTTTGATAACCGTTTCTCAGTAGATTTCAGTTATTATAAAAACAAGTCTAAAAATCAAATTTTACCTGTTCCTATTCCTAATTCTACAGGTTATGGTTTTAGTGTGTTAAATGCTGGAGAAATTCAAAATAATGGTGTGGAGTTAAGCTTAAGAGGTACTCCAATAAAAACAACTGATTTCACGTGGGAAGTTTTCGGAACTTACACTAAAAATAATAGTAAAGTTGTTTCACTTTTACCTGGTGTTGATCAGGTTACTATCGGTGGATTTGGTGGAATGGGTATCGTTGCTGCTGTTGGCAGACCTTATGGTGAGTTCTACGGAGTTACTAACCAGACTGATGCTCAAGGCAGAACTATTGTAAGTAAATCAAGCGGTTTACCTCTTCAAACTAAGAGTGCGCAATATTTGGGTAGTTACAATCCAAACTACCAGGCTTCATTGGGAACAACCTTCAAATACAAACAGTTATCATTAAGTGTATTATTTGATACTAAACAAGGTGGTAAATTTTTCTCGAGAACTAAAGATATCTTAAGTTTCTCAGGAGCTGCTGAGATTACAGGTGGAGACAGAATGAATGTTATCTATCCTAACTCTGTTTATATAGAAAACGGTGCTTCGGTTGTGAATACTACTGCAACTTATAACAAACAAGATTATTATACTGGTAGTGTTGCTCCTGGTGTAAATGTAATCGATGCTTCTTACATTAAACTACGTTCTGCAAGTATTGCTTATCAATTTACTAAAGATCAATTAAGACGTAGTCCTTTTGGTGCATTAACTATTGGATTGTACGGTAACAACTTATTCTTATGGACAGCTAAAGAAAACGTATACGCAGATCCTGAGATCAACTCTTCTGGTGCTTCAAATGCACAAGGGTTTGACTTCACTGCGCAGCCATCTGTAAGAAATTATGGTATCAATCTAAAAGTTTCATTTTAA
- a CDS encoding lipid-binding protein, with amino-acid sequence MKKNIIINTVVMALLVLFSSSCKKDQEIGGTAVQNLAGDWYVKVNGTGPYITLSTYNTAANLSTEMWLQSTGLKSGTVALGVKGKVAVDANAQTFTGTNVANVASTSTTIPTFNVANGKVVSNGTTGPVSKTPTDLISLDITINGVTYKVEGFHKTGFQVDDPANMK; translated from the coding sequence ATGAAAAAAAATATTATAATAAATACTGTGGTAATGGCATTGCTGGTATTATTCTCTTCCTCTTGTAAAAAAGATCAGGAAATTGGTGGTACAGCTGTGCAGAATCTTGCAGGAGACTGGTACGTTAAAGTTAACGGGACTGGTCCTTATATAACCTTATCCACTTATAATACCGCTGCAAATTTAAGTACTGAAATGTGGCTTCAGTCTACAGGTCTTAAATCTGGTACTGTTGCGCTTGGTGTGAAGGGTAAGGTGGCCGTAGATGCAAATGCTCAAACGTTTACAGGAACAAATGTTGCGAATGTAGCATCTACAAGTACCACTATTCCAACTTTTAACGTTGCAAATGGAAAAGTGGTTTCAAACGGGACTACCGGACCTGTTTCTAAAACACCAACAGATTTAATTTCACTTGATATTACGATTAACGGTGTTACCTATAAAGTTGAAGGTTTCCATAAAACCGGATTCCAGGTAGATGATCCTGCTAATATGAAATAG